The DNA window CCGCCTCTCATAAATGTGAATGGCCGACTCGTTCACCGGGTCCACGGTCAAAAAACACGTGACGTTCATGGCGTCCATCTCCGCCATCATCAGATCGAAAAGCCGGCTTCCCACGCCTGTTCCCCTGAACTCAAAGGCGATGAAAAATTTATGGACGCACCATATCCCGGAATCGCAGGGAAAGGCGATGATGGTCCCCTGGACCGTCTCGCCGGTTTTGGCCACATACACCCGGGCATGCTCCACCCACAGACGCCAGGCGTGCTCGCCGTCCGCCACATATTCGGCGTGCCGGCTCTGGGCCCACGCCCCCCGATCCAGCCGGGCGATATCCAGAAAGTCCCGGATTCCGGCCTTCTGATACGTCAGTTTGTCCGTCTTCATGGCCCCTCCCGCTGATATCCCGAAATTAAAGAGTTTCTTTATAGCATAAAAAGAGCGGCATGGAAACAGGATTTACGAAAATATTCGCCGGGCCACGCCGTCTAAAATGGCGTGGGCCAAAGCCTCCTTGGACATCAGGGGCATGTCCCGGACGGTCCCGTCTTTGAAAAAAAGAACGGCCCGGTTGGTGTCCGCCGAAAATCCCGAAGACGCGTCCCCGATCAGGTTGCCCACGATCATGTCCAGATTTTTTTGCTCCATTTTTCCAAGCGCGTTTTTTTGAAGGTCCTCGGTCTCCGCCGCGAACCCCGCCAGAAAACGCCCCTCTTTCCGGCGCCCCATCTCTTTTAAAATGTCCACCCCTTTCTCCAGGGACAGCTCCAGGGTGTCCGATGTTTTTTTGATCTTGGCCGCGGCCGGGCGGGCCGGCTTGTAGTCGGAGACGGCGGCGGTTTTGATAATGATGTCGGCGCTCTCCATCAGACGCAGGGCCGCCTCGGCCATTTCTTCGGCCGTCTCCACGCGCTTGACCCGGACATCAAAAGGGTCCGCCAGCGCCGACGGCCCGGACACCAGCGCGGTCTCGGCTCCCCTCATGGCGGCGGCCGCGGCCACGGCGTAGCCCATTTTCCCGGATGAGGGATTGCTGATGAACCGAACCGGGTCGATGTATTCCCGTGTGGGACCGGCGGTGACCAGAACCCGTTTCCCGGCGAAATCCTTGGGGCTCAGGCAGGCCGCGAGGGCCTTTGCTATCTCGGGGGGCTCGGGCAGACGCCCCGGCCCCGAGGTTTGACACGCCATCTCCCCTTCCCCGGGCTCCATGACGACAAACCCGTCTCCTTTCAGCGTCTCGATGTTCCGGGACACGGCCGGGCTTAAATACATGTCCGAATTCATGGCCGGGCACACCAGGACCGGGCAGGTCGCGGCCATGACAAAGGTGGTGAGAAAATCGTCGGCCACGCCGCCGGCGATCTTGCCGATGACATTGGCCGTGGCCGGCGCGATGACGACGGCGTCCAGATCCGCGGCCCATGAGATGTGTTTGATCTCGCCGTCTCCCCCGCTTTTTTCAAACATGGACACGCAGACCTCATGGCCGGACAGGGCCTCAAAGGTGAGCGGGCCCACAAACTCGCAGGCGTTTCGGGTCATGGCCACCCGGACCGAGGCGCCGCTTTTCTGAAACAGCCGAAGCAGCTCCGCGCTCTTGTACGCCGCGATGCCGCCGCTGACGCCCAGAACAATGTTTTTGTCTTTTAAAATATTCATGACGCGATGGACCCCGTAAAAATAAACGAACCCGATGAACCCGATGGGCGGCCACAGGGGGCCGCCCCTGCGAAAAAAACTCAAAAAACTCTACAAACTCAACAAACTCTATAAACTCAACAAACTCTATCTATTACGCGCATTTGCTGTACCCGCAGAAATGACAGGTCATGCACCCCTCCTCAAAACTGATGGTCTGGCCGCATTCCGGGCAGACCCCGCCGGCCAGAACGCTGGCCCGGGGCCGGCTCGCGGCCGGGTCATGGGTCATGTACCGGTCTTTCAGAACCCGGCTGATGGCGTCGGGTATGGACATGACCAGGCCCCCGTTCTGGAACACGGGATGCTCGCCGCCGATGCCCTTGAGCTGCTCCACGATTTTCTCCACATTCACGCCCGAACGAAGCGCCAGAGACACCAGGCGGCCGATGGCCTCGGTCTTGGCCGTGGTGGACCGGCCCGATTTGCCGATGGTGGCGAACACCTCAAAGGGCTCGCCCTCGAATTCCGTCACCGTCACATACAAATCCCCCAGGCCGGTTTTGATCTTTCGGGTGAAGCCCTCCAGTATCTCAGGACGCTCTTTCGCCGACACGGCGGACCCGGTCTTTTCCTTGATCGACAAAACCTGCCTGTCCCGGCTTCCGTCCCGGTAAATCGTGACCCCTTTGCATCCCAGGTCCCAGGCCATCTTGTAAATATTGAGCACATCCCCCTGGGTGGCCTCGCCCGGAAGGTTCACGGTTTTGGACACCGCGTTGTCGGTGTGGGCCTGGAACGCCGCCTGCATTCGGATATGCATCTCCGGAGAAACGTCGTGGGCCGTCACAAACACTTTTCGCACATCTTCGGGCACTTCGTCAATATCCTTTATGCTCGCCTTTTTCGCGATCCTTCTCATGAGGGCGTGGCTGTAAAACCCCTTTTCCCGGGCCACCTTCTCAAAATACGGGTTGACCTCCATCAGCTCGTCGTTATCCATCACGGTTTTCACGAAATTAAGGGCGAACAGCGGCTCGATCCCGCTGGAGCATCCCGCGATGATGCTCAAAGTGCCGGTGGGCGCGATGGTGGTGATGGCGGCGTTCCGG is part of the Candidatus Desulfarcum epimagneticum genome and encodes:
- the coaBC gene encoding Phosphopantothenoylcysteine decarboxylase / Phosphopantothenate--cysteine ligase encodes the protein MSFFRRGGPLWPPIGFIGFVYFYGVHRVMNILKDKNIVLGVSGGIAAYKSAELLRLFQKSGASVRVAMTRNACEFVGPLTFEALSGHEVCVSMFEKSGGDGEIKHISWAADLDAVVIAPATANVIGKIAGGVADDFLTTFVMAATCPVLVCPAMNSDMYLSPAVSRNIETLKGDGFVVMEPGEGEMACQTSGPGRLPEPPEIAKALAACLSPKDFAGKRVLVTAGPTREYIDPVRFISNPSSGKMGYAVAAAAAMRGAETALVSGPSALADPFDVRVKRVETAEEMAEAALRLMESADIIIKTAAVSDYKPARPAAAKIKKTSDTLELSLEKGVDILKEMGRRKEGRFLAGFAAETEDLQKNALGKMEQKNLDMIVGNLIGDASSGFSADTNRAVLFFKDGTVRDMPLMSKEALAHAILDGVARRIFS
- a CDS encoding conserved hypothetical protein (Evidence 4 : Unknown function but conserved in other organisms), with product MKTDKLTYQKAGIRDFLDIARLDRGAWAQSRHAEYVADGEHAWRLWVEHARVYVAKTGETVQGTIIAFPCDSGIWCVHKFFIAFEFRGTGVGSRLFDLMMAEMDAMNVTCFLTVDPVNESAIHIYERRGFLEKRFVPGYYRDVEDRWVMTRRPGTGSGFDGKNNHKTKEALKSNKQSS